The following coding sequences lie in one Gemmatimonadota bacterium genomic window:
- a CDS encoding lasso peptide biosynthesis B2 protein gives MGQPARLPRKLLRFLTVSREERRDLVDAFRAILWARRVMRDRPTGELVALYSSADAPNSRRPAAPSPLAVDLPRARSVAEAVVRVAAYMPFDASCLIRSLAIQRMYRARGLETGQIKIGVALDGKAFLAHAWVEVDGRVMGDTVAHVSRFTPVTDMTAVRF, from the coding sequence ATGGGGCAGCCAGCTCGTCTGCCGCGTAAGCTCCTCCGCTTCCTCACCGTCTCGAGGGAGGAACGGCGAGATCTCGTCGACGCCTTCCGCGCGATCCTCTGGGCCCGCCGGGTCATGCGCGACCGACCCACGGGAGAGTTGGTGGCGCTGTATTCGTCGGCCGATGCGCCCAACTCCCGCAGGCCGGCTGCGCCCTCCCCCCTTGCGGTCGATCTGCCCCGAGCCCGATCGGTGGCCGAGGCCGTGGTGCGGGTGGCCGCCTACATGCCCTTCGACGCGAGCTGCCTGATCCGGTCGCTCGCCATCCAACGCATGTATCGGGCTCGCGGCCTCGAGACCGGCCAGATCAAGATCGGCGTGGCGCTGGACGGGAAGGCGTTCCTGGCGCATGCCTGGGTCGAAGTCGACGGCCGGGTGATGGGTGACACGGTCGCTCACGTCTCGCGCTTCACCCCCGTCACCGACATGACCGCCGTGCGGTTTTGA
- a CDS encoding ABC transporter permease, with the protein MREAWALVRASAITASSYRLRLLMSIGGLLLSAVPLFFVTNALQDTMATHINAEADQYFGFVLVGTIALSFVMTAVGSLPNQLGGGITTGTLEALLSTRARLPAIFAGMIGFEVIWTAIRNFFLLVLGALLGAHVAWSQMLPAALIVLLLVLSMLPFGIVAAAMVLAFRTSGPLTQGVMFVSAALGGVYYPVAVIPSWIQSIAYLVPLSYGSEALRRVLLRGESLLDVGYEITVLLVGTVVLLAISSALFMVAFRYAKRAGTLTQY; encoded by the coding sequence ATGCGTGAGGCCTGGGCCCTGGTGCGGGCGAGCGCGATCACGGCGTCGAGCTACCGACTGCGGTTGTTGATGTCCATCGGGGGCCTGCTGCTTTCGGCGGTGCCTCTCTTCTTCGTCACCAACGCCCTGCAGGACACGATGGCAACACACATCAACGCCGAAGCCGATCAGTACTTCGGGTTCGTGTTGGTGGGGACCATCGCGCTGTCCTTCGTCATGACCGCGGTCGGCAGCTTGCCCAACCAGCTGGGCGGCGGCATCACCACCGGAACCCTGGAGGCGCTTCTCAGCACCCGTGCCCGCCTCCCGGCGATCTTTGCAGGGATGATCGGCTTCGAGGTGATCTGGACCGCGATCCGCAACTTCTTCCTGCTGGTGTTGGGCGCGCTGCTCGGCGCTCACGTGGCGTGGAGCCAGATGCTGCCGGCGGCGCTGATCGTACTGCTGCTCGTGCTGTCGATGCTTCCGTTCGGGATCGTGGCCGCTGCCATGGTGCTGGCGTTCCGCACCTCCGGCCCGCTCACCCAGGGCGTGATGTTCGTATCGGCAGCGCTCGGTGGCGTCTACTATCCGGTGGCGGTGATCCCCTCCTGGATCCAGTCCATCGCCTATCTGGTACCGCTCAGCTACGGTTCGGAGGCGCTCAGACGTGTGCTGTTGCGCGGCGAGTCGTTGCTGGACGTGGGCTATGAGATCACCGTGCTGCTGGTAGGCACGGTGGTGTTGCTGGCGATCAGCTCGGCCCTCTTCATGGTTGCGTTCCGCTACGCCAAGCGGGCGGGGACGCTGACCCAATACTGA
- a CDS encoding asparagine synthase-related protein, whose protein sequence is MHRRGRAHPGVEQRGPALVGAARKTWEWDDQPTGRPPVLVDGALTVAADATLYYRRALVDALGGETAGVTPERSASELIAAAYRRWGPDAVARLEGDFAFVLWDAERHTLVAARDFAGFRPLYWADLPGGVGVASTPGALLELGADSDLDLATVAAAAGGLHRAAGPETVYRGIRAVPAAHTLVWTSAQGVRLASHWSPPRWGAAPELPFEEAAQHLRALIADAVAERLSPTGATSCPLSGGWDSTAVFVIGEALLSERSSEQRLAPLSLTYPEGDPGREDETIRQTLQRWDAQTRWLDVEEIRLFDDLEERVAMQDLPFTHLYEHWNRALARGARAEDSRVQFSGYGGDQLFQVSNVYVAELVRRGRLGRAWKEWTLKGENSRKEFVRMGLVPLLPEPWFRLLTRLRGGRPLHRYLDRWIPTWFDPGLVEGLRLREREAERLPSAYPGTPAEQEWRWFVQDPYFPMVGGLVADFALEEGVEARAPLYDRRIVEFAASRPWTDLSLGRETKRLLRAACRGLAPDAVLAPRPYRTGVTSAYAERQIRLAFPGLLRRLLERPLALEGLGIIRAEPFRQACAPLLEERGIPNIQDVMAIYYTLQTELWLRSQGRPGSA, encoded by the coding sequence ATGCACCGACGCGGACGGGCCCACCCGGGTGTCGAGCAGCGGGGCCCGGCCCTGGTGGGCGCCGCCCGCAAGACCTGGGAGTGGGACGACCAACCCACTGGGCGGCCCCCGGTGCTGGTGGACGGCGCCCTGACCGTGGCGGCCGACGCCACGCTGTACTACCGACGAGCCCTGGTGGACGCCCTCGGGGGTGAGACCGCCGGCGTCACCCCCGAACGCAGCGCCAGTGAGTTGATCGCAGCGGCCTACCGCCGCTGGGGCCCCGACGCCGTCGCCCGCCTGGAGGGGGACTTCGCCTTCGTCCTGTGGGACGCGGAGCGTCACACTCTCGTAGCGGCCCGGGACTTCGCAGGCTTCCGGCCCCTCTATTGGGCGGACTTGCCCGGCGGAGTTGGAGTGGCCTCGACGCCGGGAGCCCTTCTGGAGCTCGGAGCCGACTCCGACCTGGACCTGGCCACGGTGGCCGCCGCTGCCGGAGGTCTCCACCGAGCCGCCGGCCCCGAGACGGTCTACCGGGGAATCCGGGCGGTACCGGCTGCCCATACCCTGGTCTGGACCTCCGCCCAGGGTGTGCGCCTGGCGTCCCACTGGTCGCCGCCTCGCTGGGGTGCGGCGCCCGAGCTGCCCTTCGAAGAGGCCGCCCAGCATCTGAGAGCTCTGATCGCCGACGCCGTCGCAGAGCGCTTGTCGCCGACCGGCGCCACGTCCTGTCCGCTCAGCGGTGGGTGGGACTCCACCGCCGTGTTCGTGATCGGCGAGGCGCTCCTGAGCGAACGGTCCTCGGAACAACGCCTGGCGCCGCTCTCACTCACCTACCCCGAGGGCGACCCCGGTCGTGAGGACGAGACGATCCGTCAGACGCTGCAGCGCTGGGACGCGCAGACCCGCTGGCTGGACGTGGAGGAGATCCGCCTCTTCGACGACCTCGAGGAGCGGGTGGCGATGCAGGACCTCCCCTTCACCCACCTGTACGAGCACTGGAATCGTGCGCTGGCGCGGGGAGCCCGGGCCGAGGACAGCCGCGTCCAGTTCAGCGGGTACGGCGGCGATCAACTCTTCCAGGTTTCGAACGTCTACGTCGCCGAGCTGGTCCGCCGGGGGCGGCTGGGGCGGGCCTGGAAGGAGTGGACCCTCAAGGGCGAGAACTCCCGCAAGGAGTTCGTACGCATGGGTCTGGTGCCGCTCCTCCCGGAACCCTGGTTCCGCCTGCTCACCCGGCTACGGGGTGGACGTCCGCTGCATCGCTACCTGGATCGTTGGATTCCCACCTGGTTCGACCCCGGGCTGGTAGAAGGCCTGCGCCTCCGGGAACGCGAGGCGGAGAGGCTGCCCTCGGCGTACCCGGGTACCCCGGCGGAGCAGGAATGGCGGTGGTTCGTTCAGGATCCGTACTTCCCGATGGTGGGGGGCTTGGTGGCGGATTTCGCCCTCGAGGAGGGCGTCGAAGCCCGGGCGCCGCTCTACGACCGCCGCATCGTCGAGTTCGCGGCCTCACGCCCCTGGACCGACCTTTCCCTGGGGCGCGAGACCAAACGCCTGCTGCGGGCGGCTTGCCGTGGACTGGCCCCGGACGCGGTGCTGGCGCCGCGACCCTACCGGACCGGGGTGACATCGGCCTACGCCGAGCGCCAGATTCGCCTGGCCTTTCCGGGTCTTCTCCGGCGACTTCTGGAGCGGCCCCTGGCCCTGGAGGGGCTCGGCATCATCCGTGCGGAGCCCTTCCGGCAGGCGTGCGCCCCACTGCTCGAGGAGCGCGGTATTCCCAACATCCAGGATGTGATGGCGATCTACTACACCCTGCAGACCGAACTCTGGCTGCGCAGCCAGGGCCGGCCGGGGAGCGCATGA
- a CDS encoding glutamine amidotransferase has product MLENLAEFLFKYRPVLFQEGEVHLAAPAWVWILGTGLVLSVLTAGTYRMARGRSSRRDRIVLTALRSGILGLLLFAILKPTLVLSRVIPERNFVGILVDDSRSMRIDDGSGIARADVALAQVGLEEGSLRAALDERFGVRVFRFSDVVQRIDSLSELGFSGRRTDLAAALDFAREELAGVPLSGLVLLSDGANNGDRPLQDALLPLKAAGVPVFTVGIGEESLPTDIQVSRVETPREVLRGTSVVVDVVVTHSGYTGRHVPLIVEDDGQVVSTQDVELGRSGEPTTVRVHFQAAERGPRTFRFRVPVQDDERVAENNAQDALVQVQDATRDILFFEGVPRPELTFVDRYALQGDANIRGARVTRTADAKYLRQNVRDSVELQGGFPKAREVLFDYDAIVLGTAEASEFTSDQLQMVADFVSERGGGLLVAGGKRSLAEGGFVGTPLEDVLPVELEEPVGSEPTLIGDLAVRPTRAGAAHPITQIVPEGQDVTAAWESLPTLTSYNPVRNVKPGATALLTAPVPDGDQVVLAFHRYGRGKALVFTPQDSWQWQMGAEVPVDDLRFETFWRQLLRWLVDGVPERVEGRLPSDRVEPGRSVLVQAVVSDSGFVEMNGAEVTAQVTTPSGEERSAVLDWTVERDGLYAVDLPTDEPGLYRIALEARRDDSVLGQDTVYVRAEESQAEFFDSGMKASVLQRVAQETGGRFYTPETVSRLAEDLQYTGGGVTQIEEEDLWDMPVLFLALLLLIGAEWGFRRVRELA; this is encoded by the coding sequence GTGCTCGAGAACCTCGCCGAATTCCTGTTCAAGTACCGTCCGGTGCTGTTCCAGGAGGGCGAGGTGCATCTGGCGGCCCCGGCATGGGTGTGGATCCTGGGCACGGGGCTGGTGCTGTCCGTCCTGACGGCGGGCACCTACCGCATGGCGCGCGGCCGCTCCAGCCGTCGCGACCGCATCGTCCTCACCGCGCTGCGCTCCGGAATCCTCGGCCTCCTTCTCTTCGCCATCCTGAAGCCGACGTTGGTGCTCAGCCGGGTCATCCCGGAGCGCAACTTCGTCGGCATCCTCGTGGACGACTCGCGCAGCATGCGCATCGACGACGGCAGCGGCATCGCGCGCGCCGACGTCGCGCTGGCGCAGGTCGGGCTCGAGGAAGGTTCGTTGCGGGCGGCGCTGGACGAGCGGTTCGGCGTGCGGGTGTTCCGCTTCTCGGACGTCGTGCAACGCATCGACTCCCTGAGCGAGCTGGGCTTCAGTGGTCGCCGCACCGACCTGGCGGCCGCGCTCGACTTCGCGCGTGAGGAGCTCGCGGGCGTGCCTCTTTCCGGTCTGGTGCTGCTCAGCGACGGCGCCAACAACGGCGACCGGCCGCTGCAGGATGCGCTGCTCCCGCTCAAGGCCGCCGGGGTGCCTGTATTCACCGTGGGCATCGGAGAGGAGAGCCTCCCGACCGACATCCAGGTCAGTCGGGTGGAGACGCCGCGCGAGGTCCTGCGCGGCACCTCCGTGGTGGTCGACGTGGTGGTGACCCACTCCGGGTACACGGGTCGGCACGTGCCGCTCATCGTGGAAGACGACGGTCAGGTGGTCAGCACGCAGGACGTCGAGCTGGGGCGCAGCGGCGAGCCCACCACCGTGCGCGTCCATTTCCAGGCTGCTGAGCGCGGCCCCCGCACGTTCCGCTTCCGGGTGCCCGTGCAGGACGACGAGCGGGTCGCCGAGAACAACGCCCAGGACGCGCTGGTGCAGGTCCAGGACGCCACCCGCGACATCCTGTTCTTCGAGGGTGTGCCACGGCCCGAGCTCACATTCGTGGACCGGTACGCCCTGCAGGGAGACGCCAACATCCGGGGCGCACGGGTCACACGCACCGCCGACGCCAAGTACCTGCGGCAGAACGTGCGGGACAGCGTGGAGCTGCAGGGCGGATTCCCCAAAGCACGCGAGGTCCTGTTCGACTACGACGCGATCGTGCTGGGCACCGCCGAGGCCAGCGAGTTCACGTCCGATCAGCTGCAGATGGTCGCCGACTTCGTGAGCGAGCGCGGCGGGGGGCTGCTGGTGGCGGGTGGGAAGCGTTCGCTGGCCGAGGGCGGGTTCGTGGGCACGCCCCTGGAGGACGTCCTCCCCGTTGAGCTGGAGGAACCGGTGGGCTCGGAGCCCACGCTGATCGGCGACCTGGCGGTGCGCCCTACCCGCGCCGGAGCGGCCCATCCCATCACGCAGATCGTGCCCGAGGGTCAGGACGTCACCGCGGCCTGGGAATCGCTGCCCACGCTCACCAGCTACAACCCGGTGCGCAACGTGAAGCCCGGAGCCACGGCCCTCCTCACCGCTCCCGTCCCGGATGGCGATCAGGTGGTGCTGGCCTTCCATCGCTACGGTCGCGGAAAGGCGCTGGTCTTCACGCCGCAGGATTCGTGGCAGTGGCAGATGGGGGCGGAGGTGCCGGTCGACGATCTCCGCTTCGAGACCTTCTGGCGTCAGCTCCTGCGCTGGCTGGTCGACGGCGTGCCAGAGCGAGTGGAGGGGCGCCTGCCCTCGGATCGCGTCGAGCCGGGGCGGTCCGTCCTGGTGCAGGCCGTCGTCTCCGACTCCGGCTTCGTCGAGATGAATGGCGCCGAAGTCACCGCGCAGGTGACCACGCCGTCCGGGGAAGAGCGCAGCGCGGTGTTGGACTGGACCGTGGAGCGGGACGGCCTCTACGCGGTGGACCTCCCCACCGACGAGCCGGGACTGTACCGGATCGCCCTGGAAGCGCGCCGTGACGACTCGGTGTTGGGGCAGGACACCGTATACGTACGAGCGGAAGAGAGTCAGGCCGAGTTCTTCGATTCGGGGATGAAGGCTTCCGTGCTGCAGCGGGTGGCGCAGGAGACCGGAGGGCGCTTCTACACGCCGGAAACGGTCTCTCGCCTGGCCGAGGATCTTCAGTACACGGGCGGCGGAGTGACGCAGATCGAAGAGGAGGATCTCTGGGACATGCCCGTCCTCTTCCTGGCGCTGCTGCTGTTGATCGGAGCCGAGTGGGGGTTCCGCCGTGTACGGGAGCTGGCTTGA
- a CDS encoding PqqD family protein encodes MIVRPHAAVIFKNVSDGAVLLHTESEIYFGLNRVGAQVWEMLATGGLSVEGVVRALQKTYPDVEPAALQSDVSELVSQLRANGLVVTDEPDGAASSSAA; translated from the coding sequence ATGATCGTTCGTCCGCACGCAGCCGTGATCTTCAAGAACGTCTCCGACGGAGCCGTTCTGCTGCACACCGAGAGCGAGATCTACTTCGGGCTCAACCGCGTCGGCGCCCAGGTCTGGGAAATGCTCGCCACGGGGGGGCTCTCCGTGGAAGGCGTGGTCCGCGCCCTCCAGAAGACCTATCCCGACGTGGAGCCGGCCGCCCTCCAGTCCGACGTCAGTGAGCTCGTCAGCCAGCTCCGGGCGAACGGCCTCGTCGTCACGGACGAACCGGATGGGGCAGCCAGCTCGTCTGCCGCGTAA
- a CDS encoding ABC transporter ATP-binding protein: protein MSDVALASAMRNERLPNAASSRRPMVSVEGLTKIFPVQRTWAQLVRQPFHRERVTVVKDVSLHIEEGEFFGLLGPNGAGKSTLFKMLATLILPDEGEAVIDGKSVTTEADAVRRVLTPVIPDERSLYWRLSARENVRLFAVLHGLRGAELQRRVDAVLENVGLADTAEKMVGQFSSGMKQRLLIARSLLAEPRVLLLDEPTRSLDPLSARDFRRFLREELADRQGVTVLLATHLAEEALDLCDRLAVLDRGKLIAVGTVPELRARAGDDRFELRARGSTLVPASLNGRGGAHDVEWLGSDDEGWSRIRLRLPDGDASAAALLADLVHDGVQVSRLEPVALTLADLLERIVAGGRPHA, encoded by the coding sequence ATGAGCGACGTCGCCCTCGCATCCGCCATGCGAAACGAGCGCCTGCCCAACGCTGCCTCGTCGCGCCGCCCGATGGTCTCCGTGGAGGGACTCACCAAGATCTTCCCCGTGCAACGCACGTGGGCGCAGCTCGTCCGCCAACCGTTCCACCGTGAACGGGTGACGGTGGTCAAAGACGTCTCCCTGCACATCGAGGAGGGCGAGTTCTTCGGCTTGCTCGGTCCCAACGGGGCGGGCAAGAGCACGCTCTTCAAGATGTTGGCAACACTGATTCTCCCGGACGAGGGAGAGGCAGTCATCGACGGCAAGTCCGTGACCACTGAGGCGGACGCAGTGCGCCGCGTGCTCACGCCGGTGATTCCCGATGAGCGAAGCCTCTACTGGCGCTTGAGCGCGCGCGAGAACGTGCGGTTGTTCGCCGTCCTGCACGGACTGCGGGGGGCCGAGCTCCAGCGCCGCGTCGACGCTGTGTTGGAGAATGTCGGGCTGGCCGACACGGCCGAGAAGATGGTGGGGCAGTTCTCCTCGGGCATGAAGCAGCGGCTCCTGATCGCACGGTCGCTCCTGGCCGAGCCCCGCGTGCTGCTGCTGGACGAGCCGACGCGTAGCCTGGACCCGCTCTCGGCCCGCGACTTCCGTCGCTTCCTGCGCGAAGAGCTCGCCGACCGGCAGGGCGTCACCGTGCTCCTGGCCACTCACCTTGCCGAGGAGGCCCTCGACCTGTGCGACCGCCTGGCGGTGCTGGACCGCGGCAAGCTCATCGCCGTGGGCACGGTGCCCGAGCTGCGCGCCCGGGCCGGGGACGACCGCTTCGAGCTGAGAGCCCGGGGCAGCACGCTCGTCCCCGCGAGCCTGAATGGCCGAGGGGGCGCGCACGACGTGGAGTGGTTGGGCTCCGACGACGAGGGATGGAGCCGGATCCGCCTGCGGCTTCCGGACGGCGATGCCAGTGCGGCCGCCCTCCTTGCGGATTTGGTGCACGACGGAGTACAGGTGTCTCGGTTGGAGCCCGTGGCGCTCACTCTCGCGGACCTGTTGGAGAGGATCGTCGCCGGAGGTCGCCCCCATGCGTGA
- a CDS encoding DUF5916 domain-containing protein — protein sequence MLYTALAALALGIAPDPDSIYRGTQGELEVDAPYVESPDIHIDGVASEEAWANAALLTDFTQYDPVEGIPATQRTEALVLVSGDAIYLAVRAYDDEPDGIRASIAPRDNVVRRDDYIRLTLDTFNDRRRAYVFVTNPHGVQQDGVWNEGGGGGRGGGGGGGFGPPVDYNPNFIWESEGRVEDWGYQVEIKIPFKSLRFPAAPVQSWGIQVVRRIERVGYEEAWAPISQNQPNQLSQSGQLQNLRGLDPGLFLELNPVLTGLRVGEADDVGTLVHSSADGEFGLNATYGLTSNLTLDATYNPDFSQVEADAGQIAVNERFALFFPEKRPFFLEGTDIFGMPQQLIYTRSIVNPIGGAKVTGKVGNLSLGYLGAYDEATSSDENDYARVNLLRARQDIGGNSSIGAVLTDRTESSDVFNRVGGADARFILARRYTLTMLGAFSSTQRVDDADSYAGQLWSARLERSGREFSFNASMEDSSPDFVAGSGFIRRVGNTELRSRVAWNWYGQPGATIERFGPSLQVNGIWDHDGFWNGQGWEESEIELGGSLSFLGNTSIFANYQRSGFRFPADRYEGFQVRTGPNQTLQAPFVPQAGAFEGFDQFRLNLFVGRWQAVRGRIGGTWQETPIFARGLPAEPASSWSSDNNLSIFPNPSLSIELNFRYSALFRQSTGDRYSTASISRVRAQYQLTKALFVRGIAERSYASVGDILSAAGEPVEYCADGECTLFEGGEGTDLYLEGLLSYEPSPGTVFFLGYSRAFDDEVLPEIRDLRTRADGIFLKLSYRFRF from the coding sequence ATGCTCTACACCGCCCTGGCCGCGCTGGCCCTCGGCATCGCCCCCGACCCCGACTCCATCTATCGGGGCACCCAGGGGGAGTTGGAGGTCGACGCTCCCTACGTCGAGAGCCCCGACATCCACATCGACGGCGTGGCCTCGGAAGAAGCGTGGGCCAACGCCGCGCTCCTGACGGACTTCACGCAATACGATCCTGTCGAAGGGATTCCCGCCACCCAGCGCACCGAAGCGCTGGTGCTGGTGTCCGGCGACGCCATCTACCTCGCGGTGCGCGCCTACGATGACGAGCCGGACGGCATCCGCGCATCCATCGCGCCTCGCGACAACGTGGTGCGGCGGGACGACTACATCCGCCTGACCCTCGACACCTTCAACGATCGACGCCGCGCCTACGTCTTCGTCACCAATCCACACGGCGTCCAACAGGACGGAGTCTGGAACGAGGGCGGCGGTGGCGGACGCGGGGGTGGTGGGGGCGGGGGTTTCGGTCCGCCCGTCGACTACAACCCCAACTTCATCTGGGAGTCGGAGGGTCGCGTCGAGGACTGGGGCTATCAGGTCGAGATCAAGATCCCCTTCAAGAGCTTGCGTTTCCCGGCGGCGCCGGTGCAGAGCTGGGGGATCCAGGTGGTGCGGCGCATCGAGCGGGTCGGCTATGAGGAAGCCTGGGCCCCCATCTCGCAGAACCAACCCAATCAGCTCAGCCAGTCCGGTCAGCTGCAAAATCTCAGGGGGCTGGATCCTGGCCTCTTCCTGGAGCTGAACCCGGTGCTCACCGGACTGAGGGTCGGTGAGGCGGACGACGTGGGGACGCTGGTGCACAGCAGCGCGGATGGGGAGTTCGGCCTCAACGCGACCTACGGGCTCACCTCCAACCTGACCCTGGACGCCACCTACAACCCCGACTTCAGTCAGGTCGAGGCCGACGCGGGGCAGATCGCAGTCAACGAGCGTTTCGCCCTCTTCTTCCCCGAGAAGCGGCCCTTCTTCCTGGAAGGCACCGACATCTTCGGGATGCCGCAGCAGCTCATCTACACACGTTCCATCGTGAACCCGATCGGCGGCGCCAAGGTGACGGGAAAGGTCGGGAACCTCAGTCTCGGCTATCTGGGCGCCTACGACGAGGCCACCAGCAGCGATGAGAACGACTACGCACGCGTAAACCTGCTGCGGGCCCGCCAGGACATCGGGGGGAACTCGAGCATCGGTGCGGTGCTGACCGACCGCACGGAGTCGTCGGATGTCTTCAATCGCGTGGGTGGCGCGGACGCCCGCTTCATCCTGGCGCGGCGTTACACGCTGACGATGCTGGGTGCGTTCAGCTCCACGCAGCGCGTCGACGATGCGGACTCCTACGCCGGCCAGTTGTGGAGCGCACGTCTGGAACGCAGCGGTCGGGAGTTCTCCTTCAACGCCTCCATGGAGGATTCCAGTCCCGATTTCGTAGCGGGCTCCGGATTCATCCGGCGGGTGGGCAACACCGAGCTGCGCAGCCGCGTTGCGTGGAACTGGTATGGCCAACCGGGTGCGACCATCGAGCGGTTCGGGCCGTCGCTCCAGGTGAACGGGATCTGGGACCACGACGGGTTCTGGAACGGCCAGGGATGGGAAGAAAGCGAGATCGAGCTGGGCGGAAGCCTCTCGTTCCTGGGCAACACAAGCATCTTCGCCAACTATCAGCGCTCCGGCTTCCGCTTCCCAGCCGATCGCTACGAGGGCTTCCAGGTCCGGACCGGACCGAACCAGACGCTGCAGGCGCCGTTCGTTCCGCAGGCGGGCGCCTTCGAGGGGTTCGATCAGTTCCGCCTCAATCTGTTCGTCGGCCGCTGGCAGGCGGTGCGCGGGCGGATCGGCGGCACCTGGCAGGAGACGCCCATCTTCGCGCGCGGATTGCCCGCGGAGCCTGCATCCTCCTGGTCGAGCGACAACAACCTGTCGATCTTCCCGAACCCGTCGCTGTCCATCGAGCTCAACTTCCGCTACAGCGCCTTGTTCCGGCAAAGCACGGGAGATCGGTACTCGACGGCCAGCATCTCGCGCGTGCGCGCACAGTATCAGCTCACCAAGGCGCTGTTCGTGCGGGGCATCGCGGAGCGAAGCTACGCATCGGTCGGCGACATCCTCTCCGCGGCTGGGGAGCCCGTCGAGTATTGTGCCGATGGGGAGTGCACGCTTTTCGAGGGTGGCGAGGGCACCGACCTGTATCTGGAGGGCCTGCTCAGCTACGAGCCCTCTCCCGGCACAGTGTTCTTCCTGGGCTATTCCCGGGCCTTCGACGACGAAGTGCTGCCCGAGATCCGCGACCTCCGCACCCGGGCGGACGGCATCTTCCTCAAGCTCTCCTACCGGTTCCGGTTCTGA
- a CDS encoding nucleotidyltransferase family protein: MLFASARSVDFAAEIEAALAGPFDWLRLYAYADRERAVPATWKAIQAVVAEPPPDAAPLQNVAMITEFRMFHLEQYLKRSLEHLHSLGIETLLLKGAALGLTHYDSFADRPMVDLDILVKPTDARRAWMAMQEQGWTWEGNESLEAVYDHTHHHLPPLIEPAGTGTALEVHTGLHPRSAPILMPAERVWERAETVQVGDVHARVPCLVDQVVHICTHFAWSHAMTSAGWRTFRDLDRLLRHDPLPEEEVVEEARRARATSSCYWTLRLARALVAAPVSDDLLDALRPPRTRSVGGMLERAYILSLLPDPDLACPSVTVQHAAWVLGMRPRWSGHGGMRPWDFSDLFVDPNVPQPSRWMQQWKHLPTWRRFLGKVLLPS; encoded by the coding sequence GTGCTCTTCGCGAGCGCACGCAGCGTGGACTTCGCAGCCGAGATCGAGGCCGCCCTGGCGGGCCCCTTCGACTGGCTGCGGCTCTACGCGTACGCGGATCGGGAACGGGCCGTGCCGGCCACCTGGAAGGCGATCCAGGCGGTGGTCGCCGAGCCGCCACCTGACGCTGCGCCGCTGCAGAACGTGGCGATGATCACCGAGTTCAGGATGTTCCACCTGGAGCAGTACCTGAAGCGGTCGCTGGAGCATCTGCACTCGCTGGGCATCGAGACGCTGCTGTTGAAAGGCGCCGCCTTGGGTCTGACGCACTACGACTCGTTCGCCGACCGCCCGATGGTCGACCTGGACATCCTGGTCAAGCCTACCGACGCGCGTCGCGCCTGGATGGCGATGCAGGAGCAGGGGTGGACCTGGGAGGGGAATGAGTCGCTGGAAGCCGTATACGACCACACCCACCACCACCTCCCGCCACTCATCGAGCCCGCCGGTACGGGAACGGCGTTGGAGGTGCACACCGGTCTCCACCCGCGCAGCGCTCCCATCCTGATGCCCGCGGAGCGGGTGTGGGAGCGCGCGGAGACGGTGCAGGTTGGAGACGTGCACGCGCGAGTGCCCTGCCTGGTGGATCAGGTCGTCCACATCTGCACGCACTTCGCCTGGTCGCACGCGATGACGTCGGCCGGTTGGCGCACCTTCCGGGATCTCGACCGCCTGTTGCGCCATGATCCACTTCCGGAAGAGGAGGTGGTGGAGGAGGCCCGGCGCGCACGCGCGACCAGCAGCTGCTACTGGACGCTGCGTCTCGCCCGCGCTCTTGTGGCGGCTCCGGTCTCGGACGACCTTCTGGACGCACTCCGGCCCCCGCGGACCCGTTCCGTCGGAGGCATGCTGGAGCGGGCCTACATTCTCTCGCTGCTTCCCGATCCGGACCTGGCCTGCCCGTCGGTGACGGTTCAGCATGCAGCCTGGGTGTTGGGCATGAGACCCCGTTGGAGCGGACACGGAGGAATGCGGCCTTGGGACTTCTCGGACCTCTTCGTCGACCCCAACGTGCCGCAACCGTCGCGGTGGATGCAGCAGTGGAAGCACCTGCCCACCTGGCGGCGTTTCCTGGGAAAGGTGTTGCTGCCCTCCTGA